A DNA window from Spirochaetota bacterium contains the following coding sequences:
- a CDS encoding phospholipase D-like domain-containing protein encodes MRRLFWVIVLLLSVYGCNVINLDTSQPSESDWPKYVKVYFTKPGTSQDTEEDSLIQQRIIEAINGAKESVDVCIYELSYEPLYKAIVNAYKRGIRVRMVGDINNVNYSGYRELMRNNVPMVLGNNEKIMHNKIIIIDNELVITGSANFTETGFFKNNENVVFIESKEVADYYRREIENMFYNNAFGLDKVGFTNFHSNTFRLGKTDIKILFSPYVNDYGQMTVDKVYISYITNAKRSIYFSIFSFTHPDIASNMIYMATNKGIKLYGVFDKSWHTGNEYSVHHWFIDAGLNVKYDGNENTLTSTYSGGKNHNKYIIIDPETDEGVVLTGSMNFSKAASTDGNDENIVIIKDKVIPKIYLSNFVYLYSIGKHPTRDLSGDRGNQGDVWINEINWPGSVSDNGSKLYNDKFIELKNRTGRRINISGWYILGTTYKSWRIRMFIFPEGSYIEPNGYIVVFKSTNNAFYYTNAVIDNFLYLHHNQDQNYVYLVLKDKYGNVIDVAGDPYSPPFAGYSSSSFASMRRVGNDGTLPSSWATTTGNNSFVRSGYKTKTFATPGTE; translated from the coding sequence ATGAGAAGATTATTTTGGGTTATAGTTCTTCTTTTGAGTGTTTATGGTTGTAATGTTATAAACCTTGATACATCACAACCTAGCGAGAGTGATTGGCCAAAGTATGTGAAGGTTTATTTCACCAAACCTGGAACGAGTCAGGACACGGAGGAGGATTCTCTTATACAACAGAGAATAATTGAAGCGATAAACGGAGCAAAAGAGAGTGTAGATGTGTGTATTTATGAACTTTCTTATGAACCTCTATACAAGGCTATTGTTAATGCTTACAAGAGGGGTATCAGAGTAAGGATGGTTGGTGATATAAACAATGTGAATTATTCAGGATATAGGGAGCTTATGAGAAATAATGTGCCAATGGTTTTAGGAAATAACGAGAAGATAATGCACAACAAGATAATAATAATTGACAATGAACTTGTGATAACGGGGTCTGCAAACTTTACGGAAACAGGTTTCTTTAAAAATAATGAAAATGTGGTCTTTATAGAATCAAAGGAAGTTGCTGATTACTACAGGAGAGAGATTGAAAATATGTTTTACAATAATGCTTTTGGTCTTGACAAAGTAGGATTTACGAACTTTCACAGTAATACCTTTAGACTAGGAAAAACAGATATTAAGATATTATTTTCACCTTATGTTAATGATTATGGTCAAATGACGGTGGATAAGGTTTATATTTCATACATAACGAATGCTAAAAGGTCAATATACTTTTCAATATTTTCTTTCACTCATCCGGATATTGCTTCAAATATGATATATATGGCTACGAATAAGGGAATAAAGTTGTATGGTGTTTTTGACAAGAGTTGGCATACTGGAAATGAGTACTCTGTTCATCACTGGTTCATAGATGCCGGTTTGAATGTTAAGTATGATGGTAATGAAAACACGCTTACCTCTACTTACAGTGGTGGTAAAAATCATAACAAATACATAATAATAGACCCAGAGACTGATGAAGGTGTTGTTTTGACAGGGTCAATGAACTTTTCAAAGGCTGCTAGCACCGATGGTAATGACGAAAATATCGTAATAATAAAGGATAAGGTTATTCCTAAGATATACTTGAGTAATTTTGTTTATCTTTATTCAATAGGTAAGCATCCTACAAGGGATTTAAGCGGAGATAGGGGGAATCAGGGTGATGTATGGATAAACGAGATAAACTGGCCTGGGTCTGTGAGTGATAATGGATCAAAGTTGTATAATGACAAATTCATTGAACTTAAAAACAGAACAGGTAGAAGAATAAATATATCAGGATGGTATATTCTTGGAACTACTTACAAATCTTGGAGGATAAGGATGTTTATATTTCCCGAGGGTAGTTATATTGAGCCGAATGGATATATAGTTGTATTCAAGAGCACTAACAATGCTTTCTATTATACAAATGCTGTTATTGATAATTTTCTATACCTTCACCATAATCAAGATCAGAATTATGTATATCTGGTTTTGAAGGATAAGTATGGTAATGTGATAGATGTTGCTGGAGACCCATATTCACCACCTTTTGCTGGATATAGTTCTTCTTCGTTTGCTTCAATGAGGAGAGTAGGTAATGATGGAACTCTACCTTCATCTTGGGCTACCACGACTGGAAATAACTCATTCGTTAGGAGTGGTTACAAAACTAAAACCTTCGCAACTCCGGGAACAGAGTAG
- a CDS encoding class I SAM-dependent methyltransferase — MIVCPSCQNLINEENFHREYHSEGINKTYKLYICEKCDLGFWYPLEFVEEIYSTDLLNIGYTVRIDIIRENPYPIYHPNHILGLKHLKKSKDYLSGNKLLDIGCGTGMFLREAKKIGFDVYGVDLDKGAITVAKDIFKIENVMLSSFDNFFEYAKSEGLKFDVITFFEVIEHLTNLKKFLNQVRELLNDGGIVIGSTPDRNRFLADLTRLGSNNDFPPHHFIWFSKTSLINLFKTHNFDLIEIRKFKRGFRELINDANYFFRYSYNTLVSKFKKSQQEKDPSRNLKRILSKEILFAYITEFFISTGMFFVFRKS, encoded by the coding sequence ATGATAGTCTGTCCATCCTGTCAAAATCTAATAAACGAAGAAAACTTTCACAGAGAATATCACTCAGAAGGAATTAATAAGACTTATAAACTATACATCTGTGAAAAATGTGATCTGGGATTCTGGTATCCATTGGAATTTGTTGAGGAGATATACAGTACAGACCTACTCAACATAGGTTATACAGTAAGGATTGATATAATAAGAGAAAATCCCTATCCTATCTATCATCCCAATCATATCCTTGGTTTGAAACATCTCAAAAAATCAAAGGATTACCTATCAGGCAACAAACTGCTAGACATAGGATGTGGAACTGGTATGTTTCTTAGAGAAGCAAAAAAAATAGGATTTGATGTATATGGCGTGGACTTGGATAAAGGAGCTATAACAGTAGCAAAAGATATTTTCAAGATAGAAAATGTAATGCTATCTTCGTTTGATAACTTCTTTGAATACGCAAAATCTGAAGGTTTGAAATTTGATGTTATAACCTTCTTTGAAGTTATTGAACATTTAACTAATTTGAAAAAGTTTCTGAATCAAGTAAGAGAGTTACTCAATGATGGAGGTATTGTTATAGGAAGCACACCAGACAGAAATAGATTTTTAGCTGACCTAACAAGATTGGGTAGCAATAATGACTTTCCTCCTCATCACTTCATTTGGTTTTCTAAAACATCTTTAATAAATCTCTTCAAGACTCACAATTTTGATCTAATAGAGATTAGAAAATTCAAAAGAGGCTTCAGGGAACTAATAAATGACGCTAATTATTTTTTCAGATATTCTTATAATACACTCGTATCCAAGTTCAAGAAAAGTCAACAAGAGAAAGATCCATCAAGAAATCTAAAAAGAATACTATCAAAAGAAATCCTTTTCGCGTATATAACTGAATTTTTTATAAGTACTGGCATGTTTTTTGTGTTTAGAAAGTCGTAA